A window of Deinococcus aquaedulcis contains these coding sequences:
- the msrA gene encoding peptide-methionine (S)-S-oxide reductase MsrA translates to MTTPSSPTQQAILAGGCFWCTEAVLKDVRGVQKVESGYIGGHTPNPDYRSVCSGQTGHAEAVRITFDPAQVSFKDLLGLFFATHDPTTLNRQGADVGTQYRSAVFPLSAEQETQTREVIEDLTRQDVFGRPIVTTIEPASTFHVAEDYHQDYYANNPRQPYCMAVIAPKVAKMRQYYADRLKG, encoded by the coding sequence TCTCGCCGGAGGGTGCTTCTGGTGCACCGAAGCGGTGCTCAAGGACGTACGCGGCGTGCAGAAGGTAGAAAGTGGCTACATTGGCGGCCACACCCCTAACCCCGATTACCGCAGTGTGTGCAGCGGCCAGACCGGCCACGCCGAGGCGGTGCGCATCACCTTTGACCCGGCGCAGGTGAGCTTCAAGGATCTGCTGGGCCTGTTTTTCGCCACCCACGACCCCACCACCCTCAACCGCCAGGGCGCGGATGTGGGCACCCAGTACCGCAGCGCCGTGTTTCCCCTCAGTGCTGAGCAGGAAACCCAGACGCGCGAGGTGATCGAAGACCTGACCCGCCAGGACGTGTTCGGCCGCCCCATCGTGACCACCATTGAGCCCGCCAGCACCTTCCATGTGGCCGAGGACTACCACCAGGACTACTACGCCAACAACCCGCGCCAGCCGTACTGTATGGCCGTGATTGCCCCCAAGGTCGCCAAGATGCGGCAGTACTACGCCGACCGGCTCAAGGGTTAA
- a CDS encoding MOSC domain-containing protein gives MNELRVTAVCVGQPTALKVGGRATVTGIDKHPLPGHVRVTRAGLDGDHVLNRKHHGGPDQAVYAYTMPDYAAWAAELAAPARPGLFGENLTLSGLSSAEVRVGDRLTVHGAAGEVVLEVTAPRIPCGTLAAHVREGSFVKRFARMRRPGLYLRVLTEGTVGAGDPVTHLPGDPVAPTVGELFDVYVGEPALTREGLEAWLAFPVAERTRRDLEGRLKKLG, from the coding sequence ATGAACGAACTCCGGGTTACGGCGGTGTGCGTCGGTCAGCCCACCGCGCTGAAGGTGGGCGGGCGCGCCACCGTCACGGGCATCGACAAGCACCCCCTGCCGGGCCACGTGCGCGTGACGCGCGCCGGGCTGGACGGCGACCACGTGCTCAACCGCAAGCACCACGGCGGCCCGGATCAGGCGGTGTACGCCTACACCATGCCCGACTACGCCGCCTGGGCCGCCGAACTCGCTGCCCCCGCGCGCCCGGGGCTCTTTGGCGAGAACCTCACCCTCAGTGGGCTCTCCTCGGCCGAGGTGCGTGTGGGTGACCGCCTGACGGTCCACGGCGCGGCGGGCGAGGTGGTGCTGGAAGTCACGGCGCCGCGCATTCCCTGCGGCACGCTGGCGGCGCATGTGCGCGAGGGGTCCTTCGTGAAACGCTTTGCCCGCATGCGCCGCCCCGGGCTGTATCTGCGCGTGCTGACCGAGGGCACGGTGGGCGCGGGCGACCCCGTCACGCACCTCCCCGGCGACCCAGTGGCCCCCACCGTGGGCGAACTGTTTGACGTGTACGTGGGCGAGCCCGCCCTAACCCGCGAGGGCCTGGAGGCGTGGCTGGCCTTCCCCGTGGCCGAGCGCACCCGCCGCGATCTGGAAGGCCGGCTGAAAAAGCTGGGCTGA
- a CDS encoding RNHCP domain-containing protein, which yields MSGERRFTVQGTNNAFTCGHCGAQVQPLQNGSVRNHCPQCLHSKHVDLLPGDRACDCHGLMRPVGVEQSGKKGWVLLHRCQTCGFQGRNRAALDDPAQPDSWDAIVALSARSGQG from the coding sequence ATGAGCGGCGAGCGTCGCTTTACCGTGCAGGGGACGAACAACGCCTTTACCTGTGGCCACTGCGGCGCGCAGGTGCAGCCGTTGCAGAACGGCAGCGTGCGCAACCACTGCCCCCAGTGCCTGCACAGCAAACATGTGGACCTTCTCCCCGGTGACCGCGCGTGCGACTGCCACGGCCTGATGCGCCCGGTGGGTGTGGAACAGAGTGGAAAGAAGGGCTGGGTGCTGCTGCACCGCTGCCAGACGTGTGGCTTTCAGGGCCGCAACCGCGCGGCGCTGGACGACCCCGCGCAGCCTGACAGCTGGGACGCCATCGTGGCCCTGAGCGCCCGCAGCGGGCAAGGGTAG